Proteins from a genomic interval of Candidatus Glassbacteria bacterium:
- a CDS encoding IS701 family transposase, with the protein MPSNLQAQGGAMAIFKAGTEPLEGLAAYLKPFSALVRRSESKHALERYTTGLLSDLPRKTASDMGRTLPGTNDQRLREFLTNTAWDAREMDRLRIAHMVKHATASDGVLIVDDTGFAKKGSHSVGVARQYSGTLGRVDNCQVLVTTHYVDGVFDWPVMARLYLSEQWCQDSARRDKAQVPSEIDFQTKGKIALDLIDEGRDVGIEPKTVLTDAGYGDQTPFLDGL; encoded by the coding sequence ATTTTCAAAGCTGGAACCGAGCCGCTGGAGGGACTGGCGGCATATTTGAAACCGTTTAGCGCACTGGTACGGCGCTCGGAGAGCAAACATGCGCTGGAGCGCTACACGACTGGGCTGTTGTCGGATCTTCCCCGTAAAACCGCTTCGGATATGGGCCGGACTTTGCCGGGCACCAACGACCAACGGCTGCGGGAATTTCTCACCAACACCGCATGGGATGCCCGCGAGATGGATCGCCTTCGCATCGCCCATATGGTCAAGCACGCCACGGCCAGCGACGGTGTGTTGATCGTGGACGATACCGGGTTCGCAAAGAAAGGAAGCCATTCCGTGGGGGTCGCTCGGCAATACTCGGGTACATTGGGTCGGGTGGACAACTGTCAGGTGCTGGTCACGACCCATTATGTGGACGGAGTATTCGACTGGCCGGTGATGGCCCGACTCTATCTGTCGGAGCAATGGTGCCAAGATTCCGCTCGACGTGATAAAGCCCAGGTCCCTTCCGAGATAGACTTTCAAACCAAGGGAAAGATCGCGCTGGATTTGATCGACGAGGGCCGGGATGTCGGCATTGAGCCCAAGACTGTATTGACCGACGCGGGCTACGGAGACCAGACCCCGTTTCTGGACGGCCTGG